A genomic segment from Longimicrobiales bacterium encodes:
- a CDS encoding chemotaxis protein CheC, giving the protein MDLRGLQTRQLDGLREVANIGAGHAATALSQLTGRRVSIEVPEVSILRLQDVGTVVGEPDEVVSAVLMRILGDITGRTVQVFPAPTASRLAGMLLGRDDPGFPDGFGELEQSTLKEVGNIIVGAYLNALSDFMGMLLIMSVPALAIDMAAAVLATTYINFGDTTDDVFCVNVTMHMEGSAELPAHFLLIPDRASLKVLLRALRLV; this is encoded by the coding sequence ATGGATCTGCGCGGCCTGCAAACCAGGCAGCTCGACGGACTTCGCGAAGTTGCGAACATCGGAGCCGGTCACGCGGCGACAGCGCTGTCGCAGCTCACCGGCCGGCGTGTCTCGATCGAGGTGCCGGAGGTCAGCATCCTGCGGCTGCAGGACGTCGGCACGGTCGTCGGCGAGCCGGACGAGGTCGTATCGGCCGTGCTGATGCGCATTCTCGGCGACATCACGGGCCGCACGGTGCAGGTCTTCCCGGCACCGACGGCGTCGCGGCTGGCGGGCATGCTGCTGGGGCGTGACGATCCCGGTTTCCCGGACGGCTTCGGCGAGCTGGAGCAGTCCACGCTCAAGGAGGTCGGCAACATCATCGTCGGCGCATACCTGAATGCGCTGTCGGATTTCATGGGCATGCTGCTCATCATGTCCGTTCCCGCGCTCGCGATCGACATGGCCGCCGCGGTGCTCGCGACGACCTATATCAACTTCGGCGACACGACCGACGACGTGTTCTGCGTCAACGTGACCATGCACATGGAAGGCTCGGCAGAGCTGCCGGCGCACTTTCTCCTGATTCCCGATCGCGCGTCGCTGAAGGTGCTGCTGCGCGCGCTG